The Lolium rigidum isolate FL_2022 chromosome 2, APGP_CSIRO_Lrig_0.1, whole genome shotgun sequence genomic interval AGGCATCAAAAGTAACTATGAGCATAGAAGGGATCAAATTGGGCTTAAAAAGATCAATTTTATTGTGCCATCACTTTGTTAGTTCTAATGAGCTGAACAATTCTTAAAAGAAGAATATGAGCTGAACACAACACACAACATTATGAAGTTCTGGACATAGACTCAATTGACACGGTACAAATGGATTGGCCATTTCTTTTGTAGCACATAAAGAATTCAAGAATACTGAACATGAAGAGCTATTCTCTGCTGAAGAGAGATGAGATACGCATGCCCCATGTTGCTTGCTCAATTTGCAGAGTCGCTGCATCAGAGAACCTTCTAAGCAGTTTGTGTGAAACAGCTCCATGACATAGCTCGCCTGTCATAAGAAACAAACAAACCAAATTATCTTATGAGTATATCCATCTAAAATGAACTTCAGGAAAGGCATCATGAAAATTCATACAACAATAAAAAAAAGTccacctagactacttgcttttcTTCCTGGCAGAGAACTTGCATACAAAAAATACTAACAATATGTTACTGACAATACGTAACCTATGCTTAGCATGTCTCTGAAAATATATTATTACCTATGGTTAGCACGGAAACGGAGCACCGCAATGGAATTTATGCATGCTTCGGTGTCCAAGGAAATACTGATCAAAACCAACACACCAACACACATGGATTATTTTCCAAGGAATTTAAGCATATTCAACAGGTGTATGCAGTTTTCGCCCACGCATGGTTGGGTCTAGGAAAATAAGCATATCCTCGAACGTgtgttttagaaaaaaaattctACTGCCTTTGGTTCTAGTGGAACCTTGATTTTTAATGTAAACTACTTCCTTTAGGAATATATTTCGGTACACATATTTCCTACTTCTCTGAACAAAATAAATAACATAGCCATGTATTAAGGATTTGGGTTCGCTATTCTTCTACAGGTGAGGATTTGGATCACCAGATTCAAGTTAATTTACATGGTAAATAAATAAGATTGATCAAATATTTTGCTTGACAGGTCTTCTCAATGCCAACATAGTACCCAACAGTAAACTTGCTAACCTTTGTTACAGAACCAAGGAA includes:
- the LOC124691664 gene encoding uncharacterized protein LOC124691664 isoform X1, whose protein sequence is MHCFQEIVTLTLASLRFSDKKLDHDLLIFSILDRIILQPLHYGSEARQPGLRLQRSCEDWRCNLPCIYQTESGIWGLHFNQKPASYVMELFHTNCLEGSLMQRLCKLSKQHGACVSHLSSAENSSSCSVFLNSLCATKEMANPFVPCQLSLCPELHNVVCCVQLIFFF